The bacterium genome has a segment encoding these proteins:
- a CDS encoding right-handed parallel beta-helix repeat-containing protein: MRAKFSQHDTSAGIECDSSSSGTITYNIITENKGDGIVSAGSDPSIISNTIRGNKGIGIYCYSNSLSIIINNVIEKNYYSGIYCYSSFPVITNNTIIENKDGINCSWNSSPSLTNNIIANNTKYGISEGSINSDPLPNYNCFFNNDSGDYYDYDTQKIETVEWLNSAGGYTGNIVSNPLFVDSGRNNYSLTPNSPCIDKGLNTVIGIFSTDKNGNSRIFDGDKDGTSTVDIGAYEFQGLSPALLKEVIFVFPNPCRISQSNIITFKKLTPQATIRIFNIAREEIAKIEHNNGTDEERWIMPNSLASGVYLYLITNNQKDTPVKGKIGIIK; this comes from the coding sequence ATTCGTGCGAAATTTAGTCAACACGACACTAGTGCGGGTATAGAATGCGATTCTTCTTCTTCAGGAACCATTACTTATAATATAATCACAGAAAATAAGGGTGACGGAATCGTGAGTGCGGGTTCCGATCCCTCTATTATTAGCAATACAATTAGAGGAAATAAAGGAATTGGTATCTATTGCTATTCTAATTCATTGTCAATAATCATCAATAATGTCATCGAGAAGAATTATTATAGTGGGATTTATTGTTATTCTTCTTTTCCTGTAATCACCAACAATACAATCATTGAAAATAAAGATGGTATTAACTGCTCCTGGAATTCTTCTCCATCCCTCACCAACAATATTATTGCAAATAATACTAAATATGGAATTTCCGAAGGGAGTATAAACAGCGATCCTCTTCCCAATTATAATTGCTTTTTTAATAACGACTCAGGAGATTATTATGATTATGACACGCAGAAAATTGAAACAGTGGAATGGCTAAATAGTGCTGGAGGCTATACAGGAAACATTGTTTCTAACCCACTTTTTGTTGATTCTGGTAGAAATAACTATTCTCTTACTCCAAACTCTCCTTGTATTGATAAAGGTTTAAATACTGTCATAGGTATTTTCTCAACAGATAAAAATGGCAATTCAAGAATATTTGATGGAGACAAAGATGGCACTTCTACCGTAGATATTGGTGCTTATGAGTTTCAGGGGCTATCTCCTGCTCTCTTGAAAGAAGTAATCTTTGTTTTTCCTAACCCTTGTCGCATTTCTCAAAGCAATATTATTACCTTTAAAAAACTAACTCCGCAAGCTACAATCCGAATATTTAATATTGCCCGAGAAGAAATTGCCAAAATAGAACATAATAATGGAACTGATGAGGAGAGATGGATAATGCCTAATTCTCTTGCATCCGGCGTTTATCTCTACCTTATCACTAATAACCAAAAGGATACACCGGTAAAGGGAAAAATTG